The DNA sequence GCCTCGGCGACCTTGTCTGCGGGGACTCGATACTCGCCGCGACGCACCTGATCGGTGATCTCGGCGACGTAGCGGCGGCGCTCTACCACGGCTCGCCTCGTGATGGGAAGGGGTGCATGTGATATCTCCTCGTGGCCGCTCACACCGAGAACCTCACGACGATCACGTCGCCTTCGTGGATCTGGTGGTCACGACCCTCGATCCGGACCTTTCCTGCTGCCTTCGCTGCGTCCCATCCTCCCACCTCCAGCACCGTCTCTATCGGCGAAATCTCGGCGCGAATGAAACCGCGCTGTAAGTCGCTATGGATTTTTCCCGCGGCCTCCGCCGCTGACGAGCCCTTCCTGACCGTCCAGGCACGGGATTCCTTCGGGCCGACGGTGAAGAACGAGACGAGGCCGAGAGCGGCGTAGGTGGCCCTGGTGACCGCGGAGAGGGCGCCGTCGCCGAGGCCGAGTGCCTCGAAGAGCTCGGCGCGCTCGCCCGGGTCCAGCCGGGATCCCTCCTCTTCGATTCGTGCGGAGAGGGTGATGACCTCGTCTCCCTCCGGTACGACGGCGGCGACGGCAGCGCGCAGTGATTCGGCGTCCCCCTCGTCCTCTCCGACGTTCACCACCCACACCGCCGGTAGCAGCGAGAGGGGAGCCATGTCCCGAAAGGCATCCAGGTCCGACGACGACCACTCCTTCGACCGGAGCGCGGCCCCTTCGGCCAGTACTGCGGCAGCACGGGCAATGGCATCGGCAGCCGAGCGCTTCACCGCCTCGGCCGATGCCTCCTTGGACGCCCGCTCGGCGCG is a window from the Acidimicrobiia bacterium genome containing:
- a CDS encoding flagellar biosynthesis anti-sigma factor FlgM; the protein is MSGHEEISHAPLPITRRAVVERRRYVAEITDQVRRGEYRVPADKVAEAVLKSLHRRPRPDTPVAGR
- a CDS encoding DUF933 domain-containing protein; this translates as MARLGIIGFPNSGRTTVFNALTGLEAVTAPHPYATTEPNLGVARVPDDRLEAAARVEGSKKITHAVLELVDLPALHSADGSPNGQAIGRLREMEALLIVLRAFEDPGVADAGWGTDPVAQAESLLLELALADAEVFDRRAERASKEASAEAVKRSAADAIARAAAVLAEGAALRSKEWSSSDLDAFRDMAPLSLLPAVWVVNVGEDEGDAESLRAAVAAVVPEGDEVITLSARIEEEGSRLDPGERAELFEALGLGDGALSAVTRATYAALGLVSFFTVGPKESRAWTVRKGSSAAEAAGKIHSDLQRGFIRAEISPIETVLEVGGWDAAKAAGKVRIEGRDHQIHEGDVIVVRFSV